In Acidisarcina polymorpha, the DNA window GCACCAGGCAGCCTTCGAGCAAGCGGGGTACCGGGTGGTCTTTGTCTATCCTGGACCGCCTGCTCAACTCGGCGATCACGCGCAAGAGTTCCTCAAAGATGCGCAATTCCCAAGCTCTTTTGAGATGTTGCTGGATCCCGGGTATTCCTTCACGAATGCCTATGGCCTGCGTTGGGATGCTGCCAACGAAACCGCCTATCCTTCAACTTTCCTGATCAGCAAGGACGGGAATATCTTCTTCTCGATGAGCAGCAAGATGCACGGAGGAAGAAGCTCGGCTGCGGAGATCCTTGCGGCCCTTCCGAAGAAGTAACCGGTTTGGGCCGGGTCGCTACTCCGCGTCGCCCGCGGTCGGAACCAGCTTCAGCAGTTTGTCAGTATTGGTCAACTCGAAGAGCGTTTTGACACGGTCGTTGACACCGGCCAGCACCAGCTTGCGATGGTTTTTGGTGCAGGAGATGTGAAAATTGATGATGGCTCCCATACCCGCTGAATCCATATAAGG includes these proteins:
- a CDS encoding peroxiredoxin family protein — encoded protein: MKKLACSIVIALCFFAFSAPSFASEPPSVGQKAPDFELSNVLGKKVSLSSVLQSSPVVLVVLRGYPGYQCPFCVKQVHDFVQHQAAFEQAGYRVVFVYPGPPAQLGDHAQEFLKDAQFPSSFEMLLDPGYSFTNAYGLRWDAANETAYPSTFLISKDGNIFFSMSSKMHGGRSSAAEILAALPKK
- a CDS encoding STAS domain-containing protein; this encodes MQQDPLSINSHPGKSADTLVLEFEGPLTLSNLFAFQAELRKDSAPLTILDLSKVPYMDSAGMGAIINFHISCTKNHRKLVLAGVNDRVKTLFELTNTDKLLKLVPTAGDAE